Below is a window of Pseudomonas eucalypticola DNA.
GGCGGGTAATCGCATCGAGGTCACCGGTGTCGGCGACTACCGTGGTGAATTGCTTGAGTTGTTCCAGCTTGGAAGTCATGAGCGTGCTCTGTCCTGTGCGATTGAGTGACATTACCCGACCACCGCCATGCGCTCAAGCGCCGCGGGGGGCGGGTAACCAAAGACTGCTTGTTGGAGTGCGAAACCGCCGTGCCGGTTCCCTGGCGTAGCGGTCAGCGGCCTTCGAGCAACTGCCCGGCCTGGTCCAGCAAGCCCAGCGGGTCCTTGCTCTTGTGGATATCCACCGACAGCAGCTGGCGGAACTTGCGCGCCCCGGGGAAACCCTGGCCCAGGCCCAGGATATGCCGGGTGATATGGTGCATGGCCCCGCCGTCCTCGAGGTGCCGGGCGATATACGGCCGCAGCCGCGCCAGCGCCTCAGCACGGGAAATGACCGGTGCGGTGCTGCCGAACAATTCCTGGTCCACTGTCGCCAGCAGGTAAGGGTTATGGTACGCCTCGCGGCCCAGCATCACACCATCGAAAGTGCGTAAATGCGCCTGGCATTCGGCCATGGTCTTGATGCCACCGTTGAGGATGATCTCCAGGTCCGGAAAGTCGGCTTTCAACTGCGCTGCCACGTCATAGCGCAACGGCGGGATGTCGCGGTTTTCCTTGGGCGACAGTCCTTCGAGGATGGCGATGCGCGCATGCACGGTAAAACTCCGGCAACCGGCGTCGCGGACCTGGCCGACGAAGTCGCACAACTCGGCATAGCTGTCGCGGCCATTGATGCCGATGCGGTGCTTGACCGTCACCGGAATCGACACCGCGTCGCGCATGGCCTTCACGCAATCGGCCACCAGCGCGGGATGGCCCATCAGGCAGGCGCCGATCATGTTGTTCTGCACGCGGTCGCTCGGGCAGCCGACGTTCAGGTTCACTTCGTCGTAGCCCACGTCCTGGGCCATGCGCGCACAGGCCGCCAGGTCGGCCGGCACGCTGCCGCCCAGTTGCAGCGCCAATGGATGCTCGGTGTCGTCGTGGCGCAGGAAGCGCGCGGCGTCGCCGTTGAGCAGGGCGCCAGTGGTGACCATTTCGGTGTAGAGCAGGGCGTTGGCGGAGAGCAGACGGAGGAAGAAGCGGCAGTGGCGGTCTGTCCAGTCCATCATAGGTGCAACGCTGAAGCGGCGGGAAGGCTCAGGCCTTGATTTTAGTGGGTTTGAGGCTGATTTCGTTTGCATTTTGGTCTGCGTATTTTGTACCATTTTCGGGCGTTTTCAGGCGTTTTTTTTCCAGTCGTTGGTACAATGTACCAACTGAACGGAGGCGTGTACCAATTCCATGGCCACTATCAGACCCCGCAAAAGAGCTGACGGTACAGTCAGCTACACCGCCCAGATCCGGATCAATCGTGATGGGGCGCAAGTCTACCAAGAGACGCAGACCTTCGCGCGGAAACAGGCTGCTCAAGCGTGGATCCGGCGACGTGAGGCGGAGCTCTATGAGCCCGACGCTATAGAGAAGGCGAATCGAGTCGGCGTGCCTCTTGCTGAGATCATCGATCGCTACTTGAAGGAGGTTGAGAAAGCCCGACCATTGGGCAAGACCAAGCGTGCTGTCTTGAAGGCAATTGCATCTACCTCATTGGGCCAGGTCATCGACAGCGATATCAATAGCCAGCGGTTGGTGGAGTTCGCGCTGTGGCGTATGACCAAAGCCGGCGGGGATGTGCAGCCACAGACCGCGGCGAATGATCTGGCTCACCTTGGTGCGGTGCTCTCGGTGGCTAAGCCTGCCTGGGGGTTCCAAGTTGACCAGCATGCGATGGCTGATGCCAGGAAGGTGCTCAAGAAACTTGGCTACGATATGCGGAGCCAAGAGCGATCACGACGGCCATCTAAAGCTGAATTGGAAAAGATTCTGGAGCATTTCAGTGCTGGACAGAAGACGCGGCCGACCTCGATCAACATGGTCAAGGTTATCGGCTTCGCGATGTTCTCTACCCGTCGACAGGACGAGATTACGAGAATTCGGTGGGCAGACCTCGACGAGGAAGAGCATCGGGTTCTGGTCCGGGACATGAAAAATCCGGGGCAAAAAATTGGTAACAACGTTTGGTGCCATATCCCATACCCTGCCTGGGAGATCCTGCAAACGATGCCCCGGGAATGTGATCAGATATTTCCCTACAACCCAGACTCTATCTCCGCAGCGTGGACTCGGGCGTGTAAATTTTTGGCGTTGGAGGATCTCCATTTTCATGACCTTAGACATGAGGGCGTCAGTCGGTTGTTCGAGATGGAATGGGACATTCCGCGCGTAGCCTCGGTGTCCGGGCACAGGGATTGGAATTCGATGCGACGTTACACACACCTTAAGCGACGGGGAGACGTCTGGCTGGAATGGGAGTGGATCGAAAAGATGATCAAATCTCCCGTCGTGCTTGGCGCGAGGGCTGAAGTCAACGTCGCCCCAAGGCGGAAGCACCGTTGAGTTGGCGACATTCTCTGAGCGCTGCTTCGCGTTGCTCATCGAGGTAATTGGCCAGGTCTGTGATGTGGATGCCCTTGGCGCTCTTCTGGCTTGGCTCCAGGCGAGTGATTGGGATTTTGATCTGGCCTGCCAGTACTTTGCGTTGGAACATCTCAATCGTGAGATGAGTGAAGTAGTCAGCGCAAACCGTGCTGAGAGGAATGATAGCTTTGCCTTCATACTGGGCCATCAGCAGGAAAATGGTGTTCATCCTTGTTCTCCTCAAAGGGGGGGCTTTGGCGGGCGACGGCTTAGGATGATCGTTTTCTTTTGCGGGGCAGACAAAAAATTCGAGGAGTATGGCCTCGAATTTATATCGAGGAAGTGTATGGACGCTCTTGGTAAGGTACGGATTTCTAAAGCGGTTCGCGAGGTGCGAGTCACGTGCTTCTGAATGTGAGTTTTTCCGGAAAGTGGAACTATGCGTTCTTCAGTGGAAGATCGGTTGGAAGGCCGATGGGTGGTGTTTTAGGGGGAGGGCATTTTTTTATTTGCGTGACCTAGTGTTTTGGGTATGCATGCTGGCTACTGGTTGTGGTGGGGGAGCTATGCATTTAGGGTCTCTATACTTGTCTGTCACTCTTTTTGTCACTGAAGAGGGTTTTCTTCATTTGCAGGGTCTGCCTCTTCTTTTTTTGTTTGGTGTGATTTACCGAAAGTAGTCTTAGGTGAGTTCGAACTCTTTAGCTAGTAATTGGTAGCTAACAAGTCGGTCGGTATAGGTGTGCGTGACAGTCACTATGCCAACCTCGTTGCAATCGAATAAGTTGGCTATTTGAGTTATCCTAGTTCGGCAAGTGCTGGGTGAACCAACGATCATGTTATCTAACGTTTGGTCATACTCTTCTTGATCCGCTGCATGCATGCGCTTGCGTCGTGTCGCGACCTCTTCTGGACTAAGCAATTCCTCGCGGGGAAGACGCCCGGCCATCATTTTGCGGTAAACGGCTGTGCCCGCAATTTTCCTCGCCTGCTCATCTGTAGGTGCACAAATCACCGCAAGTGCCAGCAGTCGCGGTGCTGAGCCCTGATGGCCTGAATGCATCCAGGCACTGGCGTGCTGCTCAAATGCGGCCGGGCTAGTGAACTGTGGGGCAATGAATTGGGCCAAGGCCATGCCCATACCTAATTCACCTGCGATTTTCGCTGTACCGCCACTCGAGCCCAGCATCCACACTTTTGGTAAGGCCACTGTAGCAGGCAGACAGCGTAATGCGGAAAATGGGTGGCTGCGTTCAAAGCCAGAGTGCAAAAAAGCCGACAGTTCTGTGGCTTGGCGAGTAAATACATCTTCTTCGACCAAGCGAGCAGGTAAGGCAAGGGCGACGCTACTCAAATGCCCTCCACCAGGTGCGCGACCGATACCCAGATCGACTCGACCCGGAAATAGTGACGCGAGCACAACAAATGTTTCGGCAACTTTATAAGGGCTGTAGTGACTGAGCATCACTCCACCGCTGCCAATTCGCATGTGTTTGGTTGCGCTAGCAATACGGGCTAGCAGGATCTCCGGTGCAGGACCAGCGAATTGAACGCTATTGTGGTGTTCTGCGAGCCAATAGCGATAGTAGCCGAGGCGATCGCAGGCGATGGCGAGATCCACAGAGCATTGGAGTGCCGAGTGTGCGGGGTGGTCGGCATGAACCGGGGTTTGGTCGATGACGGTCAGCTTCATGAACAATACTCGAGGCGACGGGTCGAAACTGGCTAAAAAAAAGCCACGCCGAAGCGTGGCTGAAGCAATGAGAGTGTTTCTGAACCAGTGGCCAGATATGCTTCCCATTTTAGGTAACCTGGGATTTTTGGAACATGTGTTTACGATAGGTTTGCTTGCACTTTTCATAAGCGAATTGTCACTGGCTTAAATCCGAAGTGGCCGTTGGGGTTGGCTGAACCGAATTTCGGCATATATTCGGAACCTTGATGCCAACCAGCTATCCTCCGGGTTGAGGATGTTATCTTGTATCATGTGATGGTGGATACGATTTTGGCTTAAGGCCGGGAGGAAAATCGGTGAGCGAATAGTTTCGGTTAGGCTGGATGGATGGGCCCTATTATCTTTTATTTTCGGTAGTTCTGGCGTGACAATGATGATTGTGAAGGAGCCGCCCATCAATACTGGCTAGCTAAATTTCTAGCGAAAAAATGTGCTGGCGGATTTGCAAAGCACGGGGTTATCGAAGGTTAGCTGTGGAAAGGCAGCATTCAAACTTGTCATTGGATCATTGGAAAAGTGTCGAGTCGCCTGGTAGGGTGCTACAATAGTTAAATTATTAACTATGTTTGGCGCGTTCGATGTCCTCCCCCAGACCTTCCTTGACCTTAAACCTCCTGCAGGCTCGTGAAGTGGCGATGAGCTATTTTCGACCCTCACTAAACCAGTGTGGGTTGACTGAACAGCAGTGGCGCATCATCCGTATCCTCAGCCAGCAGGGGGAGTTGGAGATCAACCAACTGGCCGACCTGGCGTGCATTCTGCGCCCCAGCATGACCGGCGTACTGACGCGCATGGAGGCCGCTGGCATGGTGCGCCGCCGCAAGGCCGAACAGGATCAGCGGCGCGTACTAGTGACCCTGGATGCGGAAGGCGAGGTGCTGTTTGCGTCCATGAGTCAGGCCATGGAGCGCAATTACGGCCGCTTGCAGGCCGACTTTGGCGAAGAGAAATTGCAGACATTGCTGGGGTTGCTCAATGATCTCAAGGCCTTGAAGCGCTGAGTTCGTCCCCTGCCTGTGGGACCGGGCGAAGCTCGGTCCCACAGAGTGGAGAGGTGTCAGTAGACGCTTGAGGGTGGTGCGGGAAGCTGGGTGTCCTTGAACGTGGACGCCAAGCCCTGCAACCCACGCATCAGCACCGTGGTGTCGACGCCTACCGCGACGAAAGCGGCGCCCAATTCCAGGTAACGCCGCGCCAGCTTTTCATCGGCGCTGAGAATGCCTGCCGCCTTGCCAGCCTGCTGAATCCGCACAATGGCGTCTTCAATGGCCGCCTGCACCTCGGGGTGCCCAGGGTTGCCACGGTGCCCCATGGCCGCGCTGAGGTCCGCCGGGCCGATGAACACGCCATCCACGCCTTCCACCGCAGCAATGGCATCCAGGTTGGCCAGCCCTTCGCGGTTCTCGATCTGCACCAGCAGGCACATCTGCTCGTCGGCCTGGTCCAGGTAACCCGGCACGGTGTTCCAGCGCGACGCCCGCGCCAGGGCGCTGCCTACGCCGCGTACGCCGAACGGCGGGTAATGGGTGGCACGCACCAGTTCACGGGCCTGTTCGGCGCTTTCCACCATGGGCACCAGCAGGGTCTGCACGCCGATGTCCAGCACCTGCTTGATCAGCGCGGTGTCGCCGATGACCGGGCGGATCACCGGTTGGCTGGCGTAGGGCGCCACGGCCTGCAGCTGGCCCAGCAGGCTGCGCAGG
It encodes the following:
- the hpaI gene encoding 4-hydroxy-2-oxoheptanedioate aldolase, coding for MIINTFKQRLRSGQAQIGLWLGLANPYCAELAANAGFDWLLIDGEHAPNDLRSLLGQLQAVAPYASQPVIRPVIGDTALIKQVLDIGVQTLLVPMVESAEQARELVRATHYPPFGVRGVGSALARASRWNTVPGYLDQADEQMCLLVQIENREGLANLDAIAAVEGVDGVFIGPADLSAAMGHRGNPGHPEVQAAIEDAIVRIQQAGKAAGILSADEKLARRYLELGAAFVAVGVDTTVLMRGLQGLASTFKDTQLPAPPSSVY
- a CDS encoding pyocin activator PrtN family protein, with amino-acid sequence MNTIFLLMAQYEGKAIIPLSTVCADYFTHLTIEMFQRKVLAGQIKIPITRLEPSQKSAKGIHITDLANYLDEQREAALRECRQLNGASALGRR
- the hpaR gene encoding homoprotocatechuate degradation operon regulator HpaR yields the protein MSSPRPSLTLNLLQAREVAMSYFRPSLNQCGLTEQQWRIIRILSQQGELEINQLADLACILRPSMTGVLTRMEAAGMVRRRKAEQDQRRVLVTLDAEGEVLFASMSQAMERNYGRLQADFGEEKLQTLLGLLNDLKALKR
- a CDS encoding MsnO8 family LLM class oxidoreductase, giving the protein MKLTVIDQTPVHADHPAHSALQCSVDLAIACDRLGYYRYWLAEHHNSVQFAGPAPEILLARIASATKHMRIGSGGVMLSHYSPYKVAETFVVLASLFPGRVDLGIGRAPGGGHLSSVALALPARLVEEDVFTRQATELSAFLHSGFERSHPFSALRCLPATVALPKVWMLGSSGGTAKIAGELGMGMALAQFIAPQFTSPAAFEQHASAWMHSGHQGSAPRLLALAVICAPTDEQARKIAGTAVYRKMMAGRLPREELLSPEEVATRRKRMHAADQEEYDQTLDNMIVGSPSTCRTRITQIANLFDCNEVGIVTVTHTYTDRLVSYQLLAKEFELT
- a CDS encoding tyrosine-type recombinase/integrase, whose protein sequence is MATIRPRKRADGTVSYTAQIRINRDGAQVYQETQTFARKQAAQAWIRRREAELYEPDAIEKANRVGVPLAEIIDRYLKEVEKARPLGKTKRAVLKAIASTSLGQVIDSDINSQRLVEFALWRMTKAGGDVQPQTAANDLAHLGAVLSVAKPAWGFQVDQHAMADARKVLKKLGYDMRSQERSRRPSKAELEKILEHFSAGQKTRPTSINMVKVIGFAMFSTRRQDEITRIRWADLDEEEHRVLVRDMKNPGQKIGNNVWCHIPYPAWEILQTMPRECDQIFPYNPDSISAAWTRACKFLALEDLHFHDLRHEGVSRLFEMEWDIPRVASVSGHRDWNSMRRYTHLKRRGDVWLEWEWIEKMIKSPVVLGARAEVNVAPRRKHR
- the dusA gene encoding tRNA dihydrouridine(20/20a) synthase DusA; the protein is MQTKSASNPLKSRPEPSRRFSVAPMMDWTDRHCRFFLRLLSANALLYTEMVTTGALLNGDAARFLRHDDTEHPLALQLGGSVPADLAACARMAQDVGYDEVNLNVGCPSDRVQNNMIGACLMGHPALVADCVKAMRDAVSIPVTVKHRIGINGRDSYAELCDFVGQVRDAGCRSFTVHARIAILEGLSPKENRDIPPLRYDVAAQLKADFPDLEIILNGGIKTMAECQAHLRTFDGVMLGREAYHNPYLLATVDQELFGSTAPVISRAEALARLRPYIARHLEDGGAMHHITRHILGLGQGFPGARKFRQLLSVDIHKSKDPLGLLDQAGQLLEGR